TAATAGAATTATAAGCAAAGATCTCAAAACCAATTACTATTGTCAAAACAAAAAGCATAATTATTTTAATCAGGGTATATTTTATGCTCTTAGATGCCAAAATATTTTTAGAATTTTTATTTGTATTTTTTAATTTTTCAATTATTTCCATCTATAACCAGTTCCCCAAACAGTCTCGATAAATTGTGGTTTAGCTGGGTTTTCTTCTATTTTAGCTCTGATTCTCCTAACATTAACATCTACAATTTTTGTATCATTGCTATAGTTATCTCCCCAAGTTTCTTTCATTATTTCATCTCTAGTCATTGCTTTCCCCTTGTTTTTGATGAAGTATTCAAGGATGGTGAATTCTGTTGGTGTGACATCTATTTCAATATCTCCTTTATAAAAACTCTTAGAATATATATCCAAAGTAAAAGGACCATCTTTTAGAGATTTTTTTTCGTCTTTTTTATCTGTTGTTGGTGACAAATTAACTCTTCTCATCAAAGATTTGACCCTGAGTATGAGCTCTTGAGG
This window of the Anaerococcus mediterraneensis genome carries:
- a CDS encoding response regulator transcription factor, with protein sequence MNNKILILDDEAPIRQFMKINLDYQGYETIEASTGEEALRLFDEEKPAVAILDIMLPGINGFEVCEAIRSKSPMTGIIMVSAKSQDIDKILGLEKGADDYIIKPFNPQELILRVKSLMRRVNLSPTTDKKDEKKSLKDGPFTLDIYSKSFYKGDIEIDVTPTEFTILEYFIKNKGKAMTRDEIMKETWGDNYSNDTKIVDVNVRRIRAKIEENPAKPQFIETVWGTGYRWK